The DNA region CGATCGCCGGTGTCGCCGGCAATGGCCAAAGTGAACTGTTCGACGCCTTGTCGGGAGAATATCCGGTGCGTGACGCGGATGCCATCCGTCTACGCGGCCGGTCTGTGGGCCGGCTTGGCATCAACGAGCGGCGTCTACTCGGTGCGGGATTTGTCCCCGAAGAACGCCACGGCCATGCCGCCGTGCCCGCCATGAGCCTGTCGGAAAATCTCTTCTTGTCGCGAAACGCCTCCGACCGCTCCGCCTATTTGTCCGGCGGCAAGCTCGGCCTTATCCGTCACAGCCGCGTGCAGCAGGCCGCTCGCCGCATTTCTGAAATGATGGACGTACGCAAGAGCGGTGAAGACCCCGCCGCGGGCTCTCTGTCCGGCGGCAATCTCCAAAAGTTCATCGTCGGGCGCGAACTCGACCGTCAGCCGTCCGTGCTCGTCGTTAACCAGCCGACCTGGGGCGTCGATGCCGGCGCCGCAAGCCGGATCCGTCAGGCGCTGGTCGATCTGGCAAAGAGCGGTTCGGCCGTCATCGTCATCAGCCAGGATCTCGACGAGATATTCGAAGTGGCAACCAGCATTGCAGCCATCTCCGAAGGGCGTTTGTCTGACGCCTATCCGGCGGCCACCATGACGCGCGAGCGCATCGGCATCCTGATGGGCGGCGTGCATGGTCAAGACACTGCCCCGTCGACTGTAGCGGAGAGCGCCCATGCGCATTGAACTCGAGCGGCGCGCGCGCCAGTCAGCCGTTTTCGCATTCGTATCGCCGCTGCTCGCTCTGGCGCTGACCGTGCTGTTCGGTGGCATCATGTTCGCGCTTTTGGGCAAGGACCCGGTTTCGGCTCTCTACAGCTTCTTCATCGAGCCATTGCTCGAGGTGTGGTCTTTGCATGAACTGGCGATCAAGGCAGCGCCGCTGATCCTGATCGGAGTCGGTCTCTCGGTCTGTTATCGCTCGAACAACTGGAATATCGGCGCCGAAGGCCAGTTCACCGTCGGCGCGATCGTCGGCTCGATCGTACCGATCATCTTCTATGACTGGCACTCGCCGTTGCTGCTGCCCATCATGATGGTGATGGGCGCGATCGGTGGCGCCGCCTATGCCGCCATTCCGGCCCTGCTGAAGACCCGCTTCAACACCAACGAAATCCTCACCAGCCTGATGCTGGTCTATATTGCCCAGCTCTTCCTCGACTGGCTCACCCGCGGCATCTGGAAGGATCCGGCCGGGTACAATTTTCCGCAGTCGCGCTCCTTCGTGACAGAAGCCGTTCTGCCGGAAGTGCTGGCCTCCGGCCGCGCCCATTACGGCATCGTTTTTGCCATCCTCGCCGCCATCGCCGTCTGGTTCATGATGCGCTACACGCTGAAGGGTTTTCAAGTGAACGTGCTCGGCCAGTCGGAACGGGCAGGGCGCTTCGCGGGGTTCTCGGGCCGCAAGATGGTCTGGTTCTCGATGATGTTCTCCGGCGCGCTTGCCGGTCTTGCCGGCATTGCCGAAGTCTCAGGATCGATCGGTCACCTGCAGCCGGCGATCTCGCCCGGCTATGGTTTCACTGCGATCATCGTCGCCTTCCTCGGTCGCCTCAATCCCCTCGGGATCATCGCCTCCGGCTTCGTCCTGGCACTGACCTATCTCGGCGGCGAAGGTGCACAGTTGTCGATCGGCGTATCCGACAAGGTGACCCGCGTCTTCCAGGGCCTGCTGCTGTTCTTCGTGCTCTCCTGCGACACGCTCATTCTCTACAAGGTGCGCATCGTTTTCGATCGCGTCCGCTCTGCACCGACGAAGGCCGCGTCATGATCTTCGAAGCCATTTTGCTGACAGTCATCACCGCCTCCACGCCACTTGTCATCGCTGCGATCGGTGAACTGGTGACCGAGCGTGCGGGCGTGCTCAATCTCGGTGTCGAGGGCATGATGATCGTCGGCGCCGTCTGCGCCTTCATCGCAACGAAGACGACGGGTTCGCCCTATGTCGGCGTCCTCGCCGGCATCGTCGCTGGTGCGGCCTTCTCGCTGCTCTTCGGCTTCCTCACACTCACGCTGGTCGCCAATCAGGTTGCTACAGGTCTGGCGCTCACCATTCTCGGCCTCGGTGTTTCGGGCATGGTCGGCGAAAGCGTCGTCGGTCAGCCGGGCATCAAGATGCAGCCCATCGCCATTCCGCTGCTGTCGGACATCCCGGTGCTCGGCACCATTCTCTTCCGCCAGGACATTTTCTTCTACCTGTCGATCGCCCTCGTCATCGGCGTCAACTGGTTCCTGTTCAACAGCCGCACCGGTTTGAAGCTCCGCGCCATCGGCGACAGCCATGGCTCCGCCCATACACTCGGCCTGCCGGTCATTCGCACGCGCTATCTTGCCGTCATGTTCGGCGGTGCCTGTGCAGGCCTGGCCGGCGCTCAGCTGTCGCTGGTCTACACGCCGCAATGGGTGGAGAACATGTCCGCCGGCCGCGGCTGGATCGCGCTGGCTCTCGTCGTCTTCGCCGCCTGGCGGCCTTGGCGTGTACTCGCAGGTGGCTATCTCTTCGGTGCGGTCACCATCGGCCAGCTCCACGCCCAGGCGCTCGGCATCGGCCTTCCCTCGCAATTTATGTCGGCACTGCCCTATGCGGCCACCATTGTCGTGCTGATCATAATTTCCCATAATCGCCGCACGACACTGATCAACACGCCGGCCTCCCTTGGCAAGCCGTTCGTGCCGGACCGATAAGAAACACAAAGTTCAATCCAACCAGACAGGGGTACACCATGAAGAACTTCCTCTTCGCGCTCGCTGCATCCGCAGCCGCCATCGTGGGCGTTGCGGCGCCCGCCGCAGCACAGGACAAGACCAAGATCTGCTTCGTCTATGTCGGCTCGAAGACCGACGGCGGCTGGACGCAGGCCCACGAACTCGGTCGCACGACCCTGCAGGAGCATTTCGGCGACAAGATCGAAACGCCTTACCTCGAAAACGTTCCGGAAGGCCCGGATGCCGAGCGCGCGATCGAGCGCATGGCCCGTTCGGGTTGCGCCGTCGTCTTCACGACCTCCTTCGGCTTCATGGATGCGACCCTGAAGGTCGCCGAAAAGTTCCCGGACGTGAAGTTCGAGCACGCCACCGGCTACAAGACGCTGCCGAATGTCGCGACCTACAATTCGCGCTTCTATGAAGGCCGATTCATCAACGGCCAGATCGCTGGCAAGATGTCGAAGAACGGCGTCGCCGGTTACATCGCCTCCTTCCCGATCCCGGAAGTCGTTGCTGGTATCAACGCCTTCCTGCATGGCGCCCGCACGGTTAATCCGGAATTCAAGCTCAAGGTCATCTGGGTCAACACCTGGTTCGACCCCGGCAAGGAAGCCGACGCTGCCAAGGCTCTGATCGACCAGGGCGTCGACGTTCTGACCCAGCACACCGACACGACCGCGCCGATGCAGGTTGCCGAAGAGCGCGGGATCAAGGCCTTCGGCCAGGCTTCCGACATGATCTCTGCCGGCCCGACCGCACAGCTGAGCTCGATCGTCGACACCTGGGGTGCCTATTACATCAAGCGCACCCAGGCTATCCTCGACGGCACATGGACCTCGCAGCAGACCTTCGACGGCCTGAAGGACGGCATTCTCACCATGGCGCCCTACACCAACATGCCGGATGACGTTAAGGCAATGGCCATGGACACCGAAGCCAAGATCAAGTCGGGCGAGTTGAAGCCCTTCAGCGGCCCGATCAACAAGCAGGACGGCACGCCCTGGCTCAAGGAAGGCGAAACCTCCGACGATGGCACCATCCTTGGCATGAACTTCTATATTGAAGGCGTCGACGACAAGCTGCCGCAGTAAGCTCAGAGTTTACGAATCAAGTTGAAGGGGCGCCTCGGCGCCCTTTCATTTCTCTGTTTCAAAAACCATAAATTACGCATACGAAACTCTTCACCATCCTCTGACCTTCGTATAACAAACCGCACGACACGCGTTGGAGACAAGTGGGCATGCGGAAGGACGAAGTGCGGGATCTGATGGCCGTCTTGCCGCTCAAGACGAGCCACTCGAAGGTCGTTGAGCAACTGGGTCTGGCGATTGTTGCCGGCAAACTGGCAGTCGGCGAAACGCTGCCGGGTGATATCGAGCTGGAAAAACAATTCGATGTCTCTCGCTCGGTTTTGCGAGAAGCCATGAAAACCTTGGCAGCCAAGGGACTGGTGGTGGCGAAATCGCGTGTCGGCACGAGGGTGACCGACAAATGCAACTGGAACCTGCTCGATGAATGTGTCTTGCGCTGGCATTTTCGCGCAGGCGTCACGGCCGAGTTTCTCAACCATCTCTATGATCTTCGCCTCGTCCTCGAGCCTGCGGCGGCAGCATTCGCTGCCGACCGTGCGTCTCCGGACGATTGTGAACAACTCCGCGGCTATGCCATGGCGCTGGG from Rhizobium glycinendophyticum includes:
- a CDS encoding ABC transporter permease, which gives rise to MRIELERRARQSAVFAFVSPLLALALTVLFGGIMFALLGKDPVSALYSFFIEPLLEVWSLHELAIKAAPLILIGVGLSVCYRSNNWNIGAEGQFTVGAIVGSIVPIIFYDWHSPLLLPIMMVMGAIGGAAYAAIPALLKTRFNTNEILTSLMLVYIAQLFLDWLTRGIWKDPAGYNFPQSRSFVTEAVLPEVLASGRAHYGIVFAILAAIAVWFMMRYTLKGFQVNVLGQSERAGRFAGFSGRKMVWFSMMFSGALAGLAGIAEVSGSIGHLQPAISPGYGFTAIIVAFLGRLNPLGIIASGFVLALTYLGGEGAQLSIGVSDKVTRVFQGLLLFFVLSCDTLILYKVRIVFDRVRSAPTKAAS
- a CDS encoding ABC transporter permease, whose product is MIFEAILLTVITASTPLVIAAIGELVTERAGVLNLGVEGMMIVGAVCAFIATKTTGSPYVGVLAGIVAGAAFSLLFGFLTLTLVANQVATGLALTILGLGVSGMVGESVVGQPGIKMQPIAIPLLSDIPVLGTILFRQDIFFYLSIALVIGVNWFLFNSRTGLKLRAIGDSHGSAHTLGLPVIRTRYLAVMFGGACAGLAGAQLSLVYTPQWVENMSAGRGWIALALVVFAAWRPWRVLAGGYLFGAVTIGQLHAQALGIGLPSQFMSALPYAATIVVLIIISHNRRTTLINTPASLGKPFVPDR
- a CDS encoding BMP family ABC transporter substrate-binding protein, with the translated sequence MKNFLFALAASAAAIVGVAAPAAAQDKTKICFVYVGSKTDGGWTQAHELGRTTLQEHFGDKIETPYLENVPEGPDAERAIERMARSGCAVVFTTSFGFMDATLKVAEKFPDVKFEHATGYKTLPNVATYNSRFYEGRFINGQIAGKMSKNGVAGYIASFPIPEVVAGINAFLHGARTVNPEFKLKVIWVNTWFDPGKEADAAKALIDQGVDVLTQHTDTTAPMQVAEERGIKAFGQASDMISAGPTAQLSSIVDTWGAYYIKRTQAILDGTWTSQQTFDGLKDGILTMAPYTNMPDDVKAMAMDTEAKIKSGELKPFSGPINKQDGTPWLKEGETSDDGTILGMNFYIEGVDDKLPQ
- a CDS encoding FadR/GntR family transcriptional regulator, whose amino-acid sequence is MRKDEVRDLMAVLPLKTSHSKVVEQLGLAIVAGKLAVGETLPGDIELEKQFDVSRSVLREAMKTLAAKGLVVAKSRVGTRVTDKCNWNLLDECVLRWHFRAGVTAEFLNHLYDLRLVLEPAAAAFAADRASPDDCEQLRGYAMALGAPDLTFREQVEADLKFHVLLSLVGANPFMESMVGFIKTSLDGAFTLAHSQYVRQSGNGITQSHLAVVEAIERQDGKAARDAMRHLIQLGRRSAIAALEPPPSRG